A region of Epinephelus fuscoguttatus linkage group LG1, E.fuscoguttatus.final_Chr_v1 DNA encodes the following proteins:
- the ndrg3a gene encoding protein NDRG3a isoform X3, with product MSAILDLDQIACSGNGVEHDIETPHGVLHVTMRGVPKGNRPVILTYHDIGLNHKSCFNTLFNYEDMQEITQHFAVVHVDAPGQQEGAPPFPSGYRYPTMDELAEMLPSVMTQLKVNSVIGIGVGAGAYILTRFALNNPTLVEGLVLINIDPCAEGWIDWAASKLSGWTSNLVDIVMSHHFSTDELTENQELIQTYRLHIAQDINQDNLALFCGSYQYRTDLEIERPIVGLNEDTVNTLTCPALLVVGDTSPAVEAVVECNSRLNPTKTTLLKMADCGGLPQVVQPGKLAEAFKYFVQGMGYIPYVLLSHLSNESVPSAGMTRLARSRTASSSSITSMDSSRSRNNLNSLLEGSATGALDNQATPQTMEVSC from the exons ATGTCAGCTATTCTGGACCTGGACCAGATTGCATGCTCTGGGAATGGAGTG GAGCATGACATTGAGACTCCCCATGGCGTTCTCCATGTCACAATGAGAGGTGTTCCCAAGGGCAACAGACCCGTCATCCTCACCTATCACGACATCGGCCTCAACC ACAAGTCATGCTTCAACACCCTGTTCAACTATGAGGACATGCAGGAGATCACACAGCACTTTGCAGTGGTTCACGTTGATGCACCCGGCCAGCAGGAGGGTGCACCTCCCTTCCCCAGTGG TTATCGCTACCCGACCATGGACGAGTTGGCTGAAATGCTGCCCTCTGTGATGACTCAGCTCAA GGTCAACAGCGTGATCGGCATCGGCGTGGGCGCAGGAGCATACATCCTCACCCGCTTTGCA CTGAACAACCCCACCCTGGTGGAGGGGCTGGTTTTGATCAATATCGACCCATGTGCTGAGGGCTGGATCGACTGGGCAGCTTCAAAG CTGTCTGGATGGACCAGTAATTTGGTGGATATTGTTATGTCTCACCACTTCAGCACC GATGAGCTGACAGAGAACCAGGAGCTGATCCAGACCTACCGCCTCCACATCGCCCAAGACATCAACCAGGACAACCTGGCCCTCTTCTGTGGCTCCTACCAATA CCGCACAGACCTGGAGATCGAGAGGCCAATTGTCGGTCTGAATGAGGACACAGTTAACACACTAAC GTGCCCTGCGCTGCTGGTGGTTGGTGACACATCACCTGCTGTGGAGGCTGTG GTGGAGTGCAATTCTAGGTTAAATCCTACCAAGACCACACTGCTAAAG ATGGCTGATTGTGGAGGTCTGCCCCAGGTTGTGCAG CCAGGGAAACTTGCTGAGGCCTTCAAGTACTTTGTTCAGGGAATGGGCTACA TTCCCTACGTTCTTCTCAGTCACCTGAGCAACGAATCAG TGCCGTCAGCAGGAATGACTCGTCTGGCTCGCTCACGCACCGCCTCCTCTTCCAGCATCACCTCCATGGACAGCAGTCGCAGCCGCAACAACCTCAACAGCCTGCTGGAGGGCAGCGCCACCGGGGCCCTGGACAACCAGGCCACACCCCAGACCATGGAGGTGTCCTGCTAA
- the ndrg3a gene encoding protein NDRG3a isoform X2 — protein MDELQDVQLTEIKPLLTNKNARNFQDFDCQEHDIETPHGVLHVTMRGVPKGNRPVILTYHDIGLNHKSCFNTLFNYEDMQEITQHFAVVHVDAPGQQEGAPPFPSGYRYPTMDELAEMLPSVMTQLKVNSVIGIGVGAGAYILTRFALNNPTLVEGLVLINIDPCAEGWIDWAASKLSGWTSNLVDIVMSHHFSTDELTENQELIQTYRLHIAQDINQDNLALFCGSYQYRTDLEIERPIVGLNEDTVNTLTCPALLVVGDTSPAVEAVVECNSRLNPTKTTLLKMADCGGLPQVVQPGKLAEAFKYFVQGMGYMPSAGMTRLARSRTASSSSITSMDSSRSRNNLNSLLEGSATGALDNQATPQTMEVSC, from the exons ATGGATGAGTTGCAGGATGTACAGCTGACTGAGATCAAGCCGCTGCTGACCAATAAG AATGCACGCAACTTTCAGGATTTTGACTGCCAG GAGCATGACATTGAGACTCCCCATGGCGTTCTCCATGTCACAATGAGAGGTGTTCCCAAGGGCAACAGACCCGTCATCCTCACCTATCACGACATCGGCCTCAACC ACAAGTCATGCTTCAACACCCTGTTCAACTATGAGGACATGCAGGAGATCACACAGCACTTTGCAGTGGTTCACGTTGATGCACCCGGCCAGCAGGAGGGTGCACCTCCCTTCCCCAGTGG TTATCGCTACCCGACCATGGACGAGTTGGCTGAAATGCTGCCCTCTGTGATGACTCAGCTCAA GGTCAACAGCGTGATCGGCATCGGCGTGGGCGCAGGAGCATACATCCTCACCCGCTTTGCA CTGAACAACCCCACCCTGGTGGAGGGGCTGGTTTTGATCAATATCGACCCATGTGCTGAGGGCTGGATCGACTGGGCAGCTTCAAAG CTGTCTGGATGGACCAGTAATTTGGTGGATATTGTTATGTCTCACCACTTCAGCACC GATGAGCTGACAGAGAACCAGGAGCTGATCCAGACCTACCGCCTCCACATCGCCCAAGACATCAACCAGGACAACCTGGCCCTCTTCTGTGGCTCCTACCAATA CCGCACAGACCTGGAGATCGAGAGGCCAATTGTCGGTCTGAATGAGGACACAGTTAACACACTAAC GTGCCCTGCGCTGCTGGTGGTTGGTGACACATCACCTGCTGTGGAGGCTGTG GTGGAGTGCAATTCTAGGTTAAATCCTACCAAGACCACACTGCTAAAG ATGGCTGATTGTGGAGGTCTGCCCCAGGTTGTGCAG CCAGGGAAACTTGCTGAGGCCTTCAAGTACTTTGTTCAGGGAATGGGCTACA TGCCGTCAGCAGGAATGACTCGTCTGGCTCGCTCACGCACCGCCTCCTCTTCCAGCATCACCTCCATGGACAGCAGTCGCAGCCGCAACAACCTCAACAGCCTGCTGGAGGGCAGCGCCACCGGGGCCCTGGACAACCAGGCCACACCCCAGACCATGGAGGTGTCCTGCTAA
- the ndrg3a gene encoding protein NDRG3a isoform X1 produces the protein MDELQDVQLTEIKPLLTNKNARNFQDFDCQEHDIETPHGVLHVTMRGVPKGNRPVILTYHDIGLNHKSCFNTLFNYEDMQEITQHFAVVHVDAPGQQEGAPPFPSGYRYPTMDELAEMLPSVMTQLKVNSVIGIGVGAGAYILTRFALNNPTLVEGLVLINIDPCAEGWIDWAASKLSGWTSNLVDIVMSHHFSTDELTENQELIQTYRLHIAQDINQDNLALFCGSYQYRTDLEIERPIVGLNEDTVNTLTCPALLVVGDTSPAVEAVVECNSRLNPTKTTLLKMADCGGLPQVVQPGKLAEAFKYFVQGMGYIPYVLLSHLSNESVPSAGMTRLARSRTASSSSITSMDSSRSRNNLNSLLEGSATGALDNQATPQTMEVSC, from the exons ATGGATGAGTTGCAGGATGTACAGCTGACTGAGATCAAGCCGCTGCTGACCAATAAG AATGCACGCAACTTTCAGGATTTTGACTGCCAG GAGCATGACATTGAGACTCCCCATGGCGTTCTCCATGTCACAATGAGAGGTGTTCCCAAGGGCAACAGACCCGTCATCCTCACCTATCACGACATCGGCCTCAACC ACAAGTCATGCTTCAACACCCTGTTCAACTATGAGGACATGCAGGAGATCACACAGCACTTTGCAGTGGTTCACGTTGATGCACCCGGCCAGCAGGAGGGTGCACCTCCCTTCCCCAGTGG TTATCGCTACCCGACCATGGACGAGTTGGCTGAAATGCTGCCCTCTGTGATGACTCAGCTCAA GGTCAACAGCGTGATCGGCATCGGCGTGGGCGCAGGAGCATACATCCTCACCCGCTTTGCA CTGAACAACCCCACCCTGGTGGAGGGGCTGGTTTTGATCAATATCGACCCATGTGCTGAGGGCTGGATCGACTGGGCAGCTTCAAAG CTGTCTGGATGGACCAGTAATTTGGTGGATATTGTTATGTCTCACCACTTCAGCACC GATGAGCTGACAGAGAACCAGGAGCTGATCCAGACCTACCGCCTCCACATCGCCCAAGACATCAACCAGGACAACCTGGCCCTCTTCTGTGGCTCCTACCAATA CCGCACAGACCTGGAGATCGAGAGGCCAATTGTCGGTCTGAATGAGGACACAGTTAACACACTAAC GTGCCCTGCGCTGCTGGTGGTTGGTGACACATCACCTGCTGTGGAGGCTGTG GTGGAGTGCAATTCTAGGTTAAATCCTACCAAGACCACACTGCTAAAG ATGGCTGATTGTGGAGGTCTGCCCCAGGTTGTGCAG CCAGGGAAACTTGCTGAGGCCTTCAAGTACTTTGTTCAGGGAATGGGCTACA TTCCCTACGTTCTTCTCAGTCACCTGAGCAACGAATCAG TGCCGTCAGCAGGAATGACTCGTCTGGCTCGCTCACGCACCGCCTCCTCTTCCAGCATCACCTCCATGGACAGCAGTCGCAGCCGCAACAACCTCAACAGCCTGCTGGAGGGCAGCGCCACCGGGGCCCTGGACAACCAGGCCACACCCCAGACCATGGAGGTGTCCTGCTAA